In the Engystomops pustulosus chromosome 2, aEngPut4.maternal, whole genome shotgun sequence genome, one interval contains:
- the LOC140118169 gene encoding uncharacterized protein isoform X2: MLTVGTEIPVFRGASNSLLGEINPQFSHFGSDGLGDVGDPNSPGLELLQKEDAVHALIRIIHQYEGQINLVALGPLTNLALAVKMDPSLPKKLKNLCIMGGNIQGRGNITVCAEFNFYMDPEAAYIVTNEFTCPTFIAALEFTRENCLTMEDFKNWVHQDTEKARFMAKITAKWPQKSSFVSYDSYAMAAVIEENIITEYEKCAVSVELHGRYARGMLVLDTDNKWKKEHKAILMKKCNINRFKELLWNALL, from the exons ATGCTCACTGTGGGCACAGAG ATCCCAGTGTTTCGTGGGGCATCAAATTCACTATTGGGAGAGATCAACCCCCAGTTCTCCCATTTTGGAAGTGATGGTTTGGGAGATGTAGGAGATCCAAACAGCCCAGGTCTAGAACTCTTACAGAAGGAAGATGCAGTGCATGCTCTCATAAGGATCATTCATCAGTATGAGGGTCAA ATAAATCTGGTAGCATTAGGACCCTTGACTAATCTGGCCCTGGCAGTCAAAATGGATCCAAGTCTTCCAAAGAAGCTGAAGAATCTGTGCATAATGGGAGGAAATATACAAG GTAGAGGGAACATAACAGTTTGTGCAGAGTTTAATTTCTACATGGACCCTGAAGCTGCCTATATTGTAACTAATGAATTTACTTGTCCTACATTTATTGCTGCTCTGGAGTTCACCCGGGAAAACTGCCTTACCATG gaAGATTTCAAAAACTGGGTGCACCAGGACACAGAGAAAGCCAGATTCATGGCGAAAATCACAGCAAAGTGGCCTCAGAAATCCAGTTTTGTCTCTTATGACTCATACGCTATGGCTGCAGTTATTGAGGAGAATATTATCACAGAATACGAGAAATGTGCCGTGAGTGTGGAGCTTCATGGCAGATATGCCAGGGGGATGCTGGTCCTGGACACAGACAATAAATGGAAGAAGGAACATAAAGCTATCCTGATGAAGAAATGTAATATAAACCGTTTTAAAGAACTACTATGGAACGCTCTTCTATAA
- the LOC140118169 gene encoding uncharacterized protein isoform X1, with amino-acid sequence MARKMLLVDVDCGVDDAQALMMALAAPQVEVLGITCCFGNTTVDHVCKNVLRVLQVCNRMEIPVFRGASNSLLGEINPQFSHFGSDGLGDVGDPNSPGLELLQKEDAVHALIRIIHQYEGQINLVALGPLTNLALAVKMDPSLPKKLKNLCIMGGNIQGRGNITVCAEFNFYMDPEAAYIVTNEFTCPTFIAALEFTRENCLTMEDFKNWVHQDTEKARFMAKITAKWPQKSSFVSYDSYAMAAVIEENIITEYEKCAVSVELHGRYARGMLVLDTDNKWKKEHKAILMKKCNINRFKELLWNALL; translated from the exons ATGGCTCGGAAAATGCTGCTAGTGGATGTGGACTGTGGGGTAGATGATGCTCAGGCCTTGATGATGGCTCTGGCAGCACCACAGGTGGAGGTGTTGGGAATAACATGTTGCTTTGGGAATACAACCGTTGATCATGTTTGTAAGAATGTCCTGCGGGTTCTTCAAGTGTGTAACAGAATGGAG ATCCCAGTGTTTCGTGGGGCATCAAATTCACTATTGGGAGAGATCAACCCCCAGTTCTCCCATTTTGGAAGTGATGGTTTGGGAGATGTAGGAGATCCAAACAGCCCAGGTCTAGAACTCTTACAGAAGGAAGATGCAGTGCATGCTCTCATAAGGATCATTCATCAGTATGAGGGTCAA ATAAATCTGGTAGCATTAGGACCCTTGACTAATCTGGCCCTGGCAGTCAAAATGGATCCAAGTCTTCCAAAGAAGCTGAAGAATCTGTGCATAATGGGAGGAAATATACAAG GTAGAGGGAACATAACAGTTTGTGCAGAGTTTAATTTCTACATGGACCCTGAAGCTGCCTATATTGTAACTAATGAATTTACTTGTCCTACATTTATTGCTGCTCTGGAGTTCACCCGGGAAAACTGCCTTACCATG gaAGATTTCAAAAACTGGGTGCACCAGGACACAGAGAAAGCCAGATTCATGGCGAAAATCACAGCAAAGTGGCCTCAGAAATCCAGTTTTGTCTCTTATGACTCATACGCTATGGCTGCAGTTATTGAGGAGAATATTATCACAGAATACGAGAAATGTGCCGTGAGTGTGGAGCTTCATGGCAGATATGCCAGGGGGATGCTGGTCCTGGACACAGACAATAAATGGAAGAAGGAACATAAAGCTATCCTGATGAAGAAATGTAATATAAACCGTTTTAAAGAACTACTATGGAACGCTCTTCTATAA
- the LOC140118168 gene encoding protein kinase C delta type-like, producing the protein MSPPSRGKGGGMKRKRESDGEDKKRAKRSSKKDQNCSKKYLPMRRNSRARYSQGRADTERPEKTGEKRKLEDEEMLTKKKKKPDEYREAMPSTSINPRGLSQFKIHQELARGGFGIVYLASTTEKKTMVAIKAIAKKKQNASLLTEKSVLLRSSGKPYLCQVYCGFQNDIYAFLAMEYLPGGDLEEVLEVEGALDVKTTVLCTAEILCGIQHLHKLGVIHRDIKAENILIDRRGHIRICDFGLAAENVFGIDMISGFCGTQTYMAPEILNEDYYDSAVDWWAFGVLLHHLMSNSFPFEEVDSAEEFREIVMSKEPTFPKNMTKEAKDIVARILCKEKRRRLRWGVIIKHHPFYNDVSWEKVENQTIEPPFLHRLKSNIEVFSSPSLVLSSQQEPEGHTRPGVCKSISNFSFDLSECPI; encoded by the coding sequence ATGTCACCCCCTTCCAGGGGTAAAGGGGGTGGcatgaagaggaagagagagagtgATGGCGAGGATAAGAAAAGAGCAAAAAGGAGCAGCAAAAAAGACCAGAACTGCTCCAAAAAGTATCTTCCAATGAGAAGAAACTCCCGAGCCCGGTATAGCCAAGGCCGAGCCGACACTGAGCGGCCTGAAAAAACAGGGGAGAAAAGAAAACTAGAAGATGAGGAGATGctgaccaaaaagaaaaaaaaacctgatgagtATAGAGAGGCTATGCCATCCACCAGCATCAACCCTCGTGGATTATCCCAATTCAAGATACACCAAGAACTTGCTAGAGGTGGTTTTGGGATTGTGTACTTGGCATCCACAACAGAGAAGAAGACCATGGTAGCTATAAAAGCCATTGCTAAAAAAAAGCAGAATGCCTCCCTCCTAACAGAAAAGAGTGTGCTGCTAAGATCATCTGGTAAGCCATACCTCTGCCAAGTCTACTGCGGTTTTCAAAATGACATCTATGCATTCCTTGCAATGGAATACCTGCCTGGTGGTGATCTGGAAGAGGTCCTGGAGGTGGAAGGAGCTTTGGATGTGAAGACGACAGTTTTGTGCACAGCGGAAATTCTATGTGGCATTCAACACTTACATAAACTTGGAGTGATCCACAGGGACATCAAGGCAGAGAATATTCTCATCGACCGTCGGGGCCACATACGGATATGTGACTTTGGTCTGGCAGCAGAGAATGTCTTTGGCATAGATATGATCAGCGGCTTTTGTGGAACACAAACTTATATGGCCCCAGAGATCCTAAACGAGGATTACTATGACTCTGCCGTTGACTGGTGGGCATTTGGAGTGCTACTTCACCACCTGATGTCAAACTCTTTCCCATTTGAAGAGGTTGATTCTGCCGAGGAGTTCAGAGAAATTGTCATGAGTAAGGAGCCCACCTTCCCCAAAAACATGACTAAGGAGGCGAAAGATATAGTAGCAAGGATCCTTTGCAAGGAAAAACGTAGACGCCTGCGATGGGGAGTGATAATAAAGCATCACCCATTTTATAATGACGTCAGTTGGGAGAAAGTTGAAAACCAAACTATTGAACCTCCCTTCCTGCACAGACTGAAAAGTAACATTGAGGTCTTCTCAAGTCCGTCCTTGGTTCTGTCATCACAACAAGAACCCGAAGGTCACACCCGTCCAGGGGTCTGCAAATCCATCTCAAATTTCTCTTTTGACCTTTCTGAGTGCCCCATCTAG